One Bacteroidota bacterium DNA window includes the following coding sequences:
- a CDS encoding sigma-70 family RNA polymerase sigma factor codes for MVSRSALLGKPQSKHYDTLLQMNDEDLMAQFQAGTVEAFDILVSRYKDPLTNYIYRFLGDMKECEDLLQETFLRVYRNRHSYRRIAKFSTWLYTIAGNLARSEYRKRKRRRLYSLQSVNRDDEEYEVEIPDEQFSPDKHTESTIQDRHIQEALKQIPEEFREVVVLRDVQNLAYEEIAEITGLPMGTVKSRINRGRTK; via the coding sequence ATGGTCAGCCGCAGCGCGCTGCTCGGCAAGCCGCAGAGCAAGCACTACGACACCCTCCTCCAGATGAACGACGAGGACCTGATGGCGCAGTTCCAGGCAGGTACCGTCGAGGCGTTCGACATCCTCGTCAGCCGCTACAAGGACCCGCTGACGAACTACATCTACCGCTTCCTCGGCGACATGAAGGAGTGCGAGGACCTCCTCCAGGAGACCTTCCTGCGCGTCTACCGCAACCGCCACTCGTACCGCCGCATCGCCAAGTTCTCGACGTGGCTCTACACGATCGCCGGCAACCTCGCGCGCTCCGAGTACCGCAAGCGCAAGCGCCGCCGCCTCTACTCGCTCCAGAGCGTCAACCGCGACGACGAGGAGTACGAGGTGGAGATCCCCGACGAGCAGTTCTCGCCGGACAAGCACACCGAGAGCACGATCCAGGACCGGCACATCCAGGAAGCGCTGAAGCAGATCCCGGAGGAGTTCCGCGAGGTGGTCGTGCTGCGCGACGTGCAGAACCTGGCCTACGAGGAGATCGCGGAGATCACGGGGCTGCCGATGGGCACGGTCAAGAGCCGGATCAACCGGGGCCGGACCAAG